From a single Lewinella sp. LCG006 genomic region:
- a CDS encoding glycosyl hydrolase, producing MNHYLPSFVYLVGLCSLLLTSCGDNIPTSSLSQQPAWPEITSDTKVWTRWWWHGSAVTKEGITSEMETLQEAGFGGLELTPIFGVIGEEEDFVAYLSPRWMELLDHTLAEAQRLGMQIDMATGTGWPFGGPWVTPEDACKYLAHKTYTLSAGEQLKEKVVYTQEPIFRRINNGALLLHQASEASGIPYAELDPKKVFQEARKITLEDIKQPISANEDLQMLALDQIRFAEDLPLLTLMAYSDQGQVIDLTENVSANGTLNWTAPLGQWTLYALFTGQHGKMVERAAPGGEGNVIDHFSKDAINHYLQRFNTAFEGHDVSLLRAFFNDSYEVDDARGQANFTPSFFAAFAEKRGYNLREHLPALFGQSSPEENARILSDFRETFSDLILETFTQEWNAWADDQKAMVRNQAHGSPANILDLYAASDIPEAEGTERLRIKFASSAAHVTGQPLVAAEAATWLDEHFVANWANLKENLDRYLVNGVNHLVYHGNTYSPKDDAFPGRLFYAAFHANSRNPMWKDLRAVNEYVTRTQSFLQQGTSANDILLYFPIYDRFATTTEELLQHFDGHGPHLDETAVAEIGEQLLDAGYTFDFISDKQLQKSTFNGAIHTEGGSYKTIIVPATQYIPVATFATLMELAKSGATIIFQEELPVSVPGWGDLQQRQEALNTMKNDLTFNAVNGQSAAKVGTGQFILASQWEQALASTGIQAEAMVKQGLAFSRRNYQDGQLYFITNWTDATVDNWVSLAAVGATAVLFDPMTGAQGTAQTKPSEAGTTDVMLQLAPGSSLLVWVSPNDVEGNDWPYYQKTATEMVLAGPWSVEFLQGGPTLPAKLNLPQVAPWNEQPEEAYHFFSGTGRYQTTFERPSGTGEAYLLDLGKVYETASIQLNGRQLATLVGPTYQLLIPAVQLQQENTLTIDVSNRLINRIIKMDRDKLPWKKFYNTNIPPRLRENAGPLGIFDAAKWEPVASGLAGPVTLTSLEKK from the coding sequence ATGAATCATTATTTACCATCCTTCGTCTATTTAGTAGGCCTTTGCAGCCTCCTGCTCACGTCCTGTGGCGACAATATTCCCACAAGCTCCCTCTCTCAACAGCCCGCTTGGCCGGAAATCACCAGCGACACCAAAGTCTGGACCCGCTGGTGGTGGCACGGTAGCGCCGTCACAAAAGAAGGCATCACTTCCGAAATGGAAACACTTCAGGAGGCCGGTTTTGGGGGGCTGGAACTCACCCCCATCTTTGGCGTCATCGGGGAGGAAGAAGATTTTGTAGCGTACCTCTCCCCTCGCTGGATGGAGCTACTGGACCATACGCTGGCAGAAGCTCAGCGACTAGGTATGCAAATAGACATGGCCACCGGCACTGGCTGGCCGTTTGGTGGCCCTTGGGTAACACCGGAGGATGCTTGTAAGTATTTGGCGCACAAAACGTACACCTTATCAGCTGGCGAGCAGCTTAAGGAAAAAGTAGTCTATACCCAAGAACCTATCTTCCGCCGCATCAATAACGGAGCTCTCCTCTTGCATCAGGCTTCGGAAGCATCGGGAATTCCCTATGCGGAGTTGGATCCCAAAAAAGTATTCCAGGAAGCCCGGAAAATCACGCTCGAAGACATTAAACAACCCATTTCGGCCAACGAAGACCTCCAAATGCTGGCACTAGATCAGATACGCTTCGCAGAGGATCTGCCATTGCTTACCCTGATGGCCTACAGTGACCAGGGGCAAGTCATTGACCTTACGGAAAACGTTTCCGCCAACGGCACACTCAACTGGACAGCTCCCCTAGGACAGTGGACACTCTACGCCCTCTTTACTGGTCAACACGGCAAAATGGTGGAGCGTGCTGCGCCCGGTGGAGAAGGCAACGTGATTGATCACTTCTCCAAAGATGCCATCAATCACTACTTGCAACGTTTTAATACTGCTTTTGAGGGGCATGACGTCAGTTTGTTACGTGCATTTTTTAATGATAGCTACGAAGTTGATGACGCGCGTGGACAAGCCAATTTTACGCCTTCTTTCTTTGCCGCTTTCGCGGAAAAACGGGGCTATAACCTCCGGGAACATTTACCTGCACTTTTTGGTCAGAGTTCCCCCGAAGAAAATGCGCGTATCCTATCCGATTTTCGGGAAACCTTCTCTGATCTAATTCTGGAAACCTTCACCCAGGAATGGAATGCCTGGGCGGATGATCAAAAGGCCATGGTCAGGAACCAAGCGCACGGCTCGCCCGCCAATATTCTTGACCTCTATGCAGCTTCCGACATTCCGGAAGCAGAAGGTACGGAGCGCTTGCGGATCAAGTTTGCCAGCTCCGCAGCTCACGTTACCGGACAGCCTTTGGTAGCTGCCGAGGCTGCGACCTGGCTGGATGAGCACTTCGTTGCCAATTGGGCCAACCTCAAAGAAAACCTTGACCGCTACCTGGTGAATGGGGTTAATCATTTGGTTTACCACGGCAATACTTACTCACCTAAGGACGATGCTTTTCCCGGTAGGTTATTCTATGCGGCTTTCCACGCCAACTCCCGCAACCCCATGTGGAAAGACCTCCGGGCGGTAAACGAATACGTCACACGCACCCAATCTTTCCTCCAGCAAGGCACCAGTGCAAATGATATTTTGCTCTATTTTCCTATCTATGATCGTTTTGCAACCACCACCGAAGAACTGCTACAACACTTTGATGGTCACGGCCCCCACCTCGACGAGACTGCCGTAGCAGAGATTGGAGAACAGCTGCTGGACGCTGGCTACACTTTCGATTTCATCTCTGATAAGCAATTACAAAAAAGCACCTTCAACGGAGCTATCCATACCGAAGGCGGCAGTTACAAGACGATTATCGTTCCCGCTACACAGTATATTCCAGTGGCCACCTTTGCTACGCTGATGGAGCTCGCGAAGTCTGGTGCGACGATTATCTTCCAGGAAGAATTGCCCGTATCCGTTCCCGGCTGGGGAGATTTACAGCAACGCCAGGAGGCGTTAAACACTATGAAAAACGATTTGACTTTTAACGCTGTAAACGGACAGTCTGCCGCCAAGGTAGGAACGGGGCAATTCATCCTTGCCAGCCAGTGGGAACAAGCACTTGCCAGCACAGGTATCCAGGCGGAAGCCATGGTAAAGCAAGGCTTGGCGTTCTCCCGTCGGAATTACCAGGATGGACAACTTTACTTTATTACCAATTGGACGGATGCCACTGTAGATAATTGGGTCTCGCTGGCTGCTGTTGGAGCTACTGCCGTGCTCTTTGACCCCATGACGGGCGCGCAAGGTACAGCGCAAACGAAGCCATCCGAAGCTGGGACAACCGATGTAATGTTGCAGCTTGCTCCGGGCAGCTCCCTCCTCGTTTGGGTCAGCCCGAATGATGTGGAAGGGAATGATTGGCCTTACTACCAAAAGACAGCAACCGAAATGGTACTTGCAGGCCCTTGGAGTGTGGAGTTTCTGCAAGGAGGCCCCACCTTACCCGCTAAGCTGAATTTACCCCAAGTCGCACCATGGAACGAGCAACCGGAGGAAGCTTACCACTTCTTCTCGGGCACTGGTCGTTATCAAACCACTTTTGAGCGTCCTTCGGGTACTGGTGAAGCTTATCTGCTGGATTTAGGAAAGGTTTATGAAACGGCCAGTATACAACTGAATGGCAGGCAACTAGCAACACTCGTTGGGCCAACCTACCAGTTGCTTATCCCTGCCGTTCAATTGCAGCAGGAAAATACCCTGACGATTGATGTCTCTAATCGCCTGATCAACCGGATCATCAAAATGGATCGCGACAAATTACCGTGGAAGAAGTTTTACAACACCAACATTCCTCCACGCTTACGCGAAAACGCAGGGCCACTCGGTATCTTCGATGCTGCCAAGTGGGAACCTGTGGCCTCTGGGCTAGCTGGACCGGTAACCTTGACAAGCTTGGAGAAAAAATAA
- a CDS encoding DUF4450 domain-containing protein codes for MLTSSPIVRLLLLVLTVVCWLEGNTQQSAPAFWHGIERSLRYTPEGEAFVINNGERRFNRALYGGYSGFRVEAGDLPEFALYRPRLAGTLRLGLLTENGSKWLIDAVRIKATYDPGQMRYEVKDELLGTTTLLVEVLALHQQEGLIFRFRSEQPLKQVKLLLAFGGASDERFSREGDIGADPESVFYLEPDHCVGNTYALSGNSFELDYPAQKWEGSDSIKSLSGIFPPASNLRLADASYQDTPLQLVQSAAAEHPLVTGQPVLGGDWQYGLILCSAGTSLNYSDLPALFQEADDQRKAIAQRVHIQTPDPYINTLGGALAIASDAIWEEPAYHHGAIAWRQQLVGWRGAYVADPLGWHQRARTHFGAYAKSQLTAPASGPVTPDSSRNLARQVEEIGTAIFTEGYISRYPGGERLRAHHYDMNQVYIDALFRHFAWTGDLEFAREMWPLIKRHLAWEKRCFDTDGDALYDAYCSIWASDAVQYSGGGVTHASSYHYYANTQAAKLAELIGEDPIPYQKEASRIKTALNEKLWLADKGCFAEYQDLLGLQLLHDAPALWTVYHAMDSEVPEPLQAHQMLDYVQREIPRIPIHAHGLVDTNLYTVSTTNWLPYTWSVNNVALAEVMHTSLAFWQGGRSEEAFLLWKSALMESMYLGASPGSIQQLSFYDAKRGELYRDFADPIGMTARSLVEGLFGIRPNLLNGTLTITPGFPQDWEQAAIELPDLAFAYERNHTSDFYRIDAKIETPLKLQFQITPRRQIEEVLVNGLGTPWQVIPQHVGNPFVKIEVDQQQQFDIEIRYQASSWETIAIEEQAIAGQAFSLSTQGLNILQIADPQSLWDNITHQKNTLSGTLADKTGEHTFFIQVEQDETQWWVPIPLTILPQIALASEKTTTRDSSYWQVSNNTGQTQHLMIYQGPGTSKRLAEFTLPAGEKRQLVYPKAHWSTGTQQLHLITRSGLTAAAQTIDWEGKMPTSTHFDQLDLGAHFNASVNTIFAPQYWSPRPTGPTVQLPVTGIGNWCYPNVVAEIDDRGLRALAGDDQMVELPQGIPFAVSNQKEPDNILFTSQWDRFPTEIKIPLRGKAEHLYLLMAGSTNPMQSRMDNGVVEVTYQDGSQSTLALRNPDNWVPIEQDYYFDGYAFHSDQPPPPRIHLKTGLMPKDFEDYFTIKGFTDTAIEGGAATVLDLPLDPDKTLKTLTIRTLTNDVIIGLMAATLKRKD; via the coding sequence TTGTTGACCTCCTCTCCTATTGTACGCTTATTGCTACTTGTTCTAACGGTTGTGTGCTGGCTAGAAGGGAACACCCAACAATCAGCACCAGCGTTTTGGCATGGTATTGAACGGTCGTTGCGCTACACGCCGGAAGGGGAAGCCTTTGTGATAAACAATGGCGAACGCCGCTTTAATCGCGCATTATACGGAGGTTACAGCGGCTTTCGCGTAGAAGCGGGTGACCTACCCGAATTTGCCTTGTACCGCCCCCGTTTGGCAGGTACCCTCCGCTTGGGGTTACTCACCGAAAACGGAAGCAAGTGGTTGATAGATGCGGTGCGGATCAAGGCCACCTACGATCCGGGGCAAATGCGCTACGAAGTGAAGGATGAATTATTAGGCACCACTACCCTATTGGTGGAGGTTCTTGCGCTCCACCAACAGGAAGGTTTAATTTTCCGTTTTCGGAGCGAGCAACCCTTAAAGCAAGTCAAATTGCTACTGGCTTTTGGAGGTGCTTCGGATGAACGCTTTAGTCGGGAAGGAGATATTGGCGCGGACCCCGAGTCGGTTTTCTATTTGGAACCAGATCATTGTGTGGGAAATACTTACGCACTGTCTGGCAATTCTTTTGAGCTTGATTATCCGGCCCAAAAGTGGGAAGGCTCCGATAGTATTAAGTCCTTGAGTGGTATTTTTCCTCCGGCATCCAATTTGCGACTAGCTGACGCCAGTTACCAAGACACTCCCTTACAATTGGTACAATCCGCAGCAGCGGAGCATCCTTTGGTCACAGGACAGCCAGTGCTGGGAGGGGATTGGCAATATGGTCTAATTCTTTGTTCTGCGGGTACTTCGCTTAACTATTCCGATTTGCCAGCGCTTTTTCAAGAAGCCGATGATCAGCGAAAAGCGATTGCTCAACGGGTGCACATTCAAACACCAGATCCTTACATCAACACGCTTGGTGGCGCCCTCGCTATCGCCTCCGATGCGATATGGGAAGAACCCGCCTACCATCACGGAGCCATTGCCTGGCGTCAGCAATTGGTGGGCTGGCGGGGAGCTTACGTCGCTGATCCTTTGGGTTGGCACCAACGCGCCCGCACGCACTTCGGAGCTTACGCCAAATCACAGCTCACGGCTCCGGCAAGCGGGCCAGTCACTCCTGATAGCTCGCGCAATCTGGCTCGCCAGGTGGAAGAAATCGGAACGGCTATTTTCACCGAAGGATACATATCGCGCTATCCAGGAGGAGAACGCCTAAGGGCCCATCATTACGACATGAACCAAGTGTACATCGATGCCCTTTTTCGGCATTTTGCCTGGACAGGCGACCTCGAATTTGCGCGAGAAATGTGGCCGCTGATCAAGCGTCATCTGGCTTGGGAGAAACGTTGCTTCGATACCGACGGCGACGCCCTTTACGATGCTTATTGCAGCATCTGGGCCAGTGATGCCGTACAGTACAGTGGCGGCGGCGTTACCCACGCTTCTTCCTATCACTACTATGCGAATACGCAAGCCGCAAAGCTGGCAGAATTAATAGGCGAAGATCCAATTCCTTATCAAAAAGAGGCTAGCCGCATAAAAACTGCCCTGAACGAAAAGCTATGGCTAGCAGACAAAGGTTGCTTTGCCGAATACCAAGATTTACTGGGGCTGCAACTGTTGCACGATGCTCCCGCCTTGTGGACGGTGTATCACGCGATGGACAGTGAGGTGCCGGAACCACTGCAAGCCCACCAAATGCTAGATTATGTACAAAGGGAAATCCCCCGAATTCCGATCCACGCCCATGGATTAGTGGATACGAATTTGTACACGGTTTCCACGACCAACTGGTTGCCCTACACCTGGTCGGTCAACAATGTGGCACTGGCGGAGGTGATGCATACCTCACTGGCCTTCTGGCAGGGTGGCCGCTCCGAAGAAGCTTTCTTGCTGTGGAAAAGTGCGCTCATGGAGAGCATGTACCTGGGAGCATCGCCCGGTTCTATCCAGCAATTATCTTTCTATGATGCCAAACGCGGCGAACTCTACCGCGATTTTGCCGATCCGATTGGCATGACTGCTCGCTCGCTGGTGGAAGGTTTGTTCGGCATCCGGCCAAACCTCCTGAACGGCACGCTCACCATTACACCAGGTTTCCCACAAGATTGGGAACAAGCGGCTATTGAACTCCCTGATCTGGCTTTTGCTTATGAACGAAACCATACGTCGGACTTTTATAGAATCGACGCCAAGATCGAAACTCCTCTGAAGTTGCAATTTCAGATTACACCACGTCGCCAAATAGAAGAGGTTTTAGTGAATGGCCTAGGCACACCCTGGCAGGTAATTCCTCAGCACGTGGGCAACCCATTTGTAAAAATCGAGGTAGATCAGCAGCAGCAGTTCGATATAGAGATTCGCTATCAAGCATCGTCGTGGGAAACCATTGCGATCGAAGAACAAGCAATTGCCGGACAAGCATTTTCGCTTTCTACCCAAGGGCTAAATATCCTGCAAATAGCAGATCCGCAAAGCCTTTGGGACAATATTACCCATCAAAAGAACACCTTGTCAGGAACACTCGCTGATAAAACGGGTGAACACACCTTTTTCATCCAGGTAGAGCAAGATGAGACCCAGTGGTGGGTGCCCATTCCCTTGACGATCTTGCCGCAAATTGCGCTTGCTAGCGAAAAAACAACTACAAGGGACAGCAGTTATTGGCAGGTAAGCAACAATACCGGACAAACGCAGCACCTAATGATTTATCAAGGTCCGGGCACCTCTAAGCGCTTGGCTGAATTCACGCTGCCAGCGGGCGAAAAACGGCAGTTGGTTTATCCAAAGGCGCACTGGTCTACCGGAACCCAGCAACTGCATCTGATCACGAGAAGTGGATTGACCGCAGCCGCTCAAACCATTGACTGGGAAGGAAAGATGCCCACGAGCACCCATTTCGACCAGCTTGATCTTGGTGCGCATTTCAACGCTTCCGTTAATACTATTTTTGCGCCGCAATATTGGAGTCCACGTCCCACAGGACCTACCGTTCAGTTACCCGTTACCGGTATTGGCAATTGGTGTTATCCTAATGTCGTAGCGGAAATCGATGATCGTGGCCTCCGTGCACTGGCGGGTGATGACCAAATGGTTGAACTTCCCCAAGGCATTCCTTTTGCGGTAAGCAACCAAAAGGAGCCAGACAATATTCTCTTCACCTCGCAATGGGATCGTTTCCCAACGGAAATCAAGATTCCCTTAAGGGGAAAAGCGGAGCATCTGTACCTACTCATGGCCGGATCGACCAACCCCATGCAAAGTCGTATGGACAATGGCGTGGTGGAAGTCACTTACCAGGACGGTAGCCAAAGTACCTTAGCGCTCCGCAATCCCGACAATTGGGTACCCATTGAGCAAGATTACTATTTCGACGGCTATGCCTTTCATTCCGACCAGCCACCTCCGCCACGTATTCACCTGAAAACGGGCCTTATGCCCAAGGATTTCGAGGATTATTTTACGATCAAAGGGTTTACCGATACGGCGATTGAGGGGGGAGCAGCAACGGTATTGGACCTGCCATTGGATCCTGATAAAACACTAAAAACACTCACTATTCGGACCCTCACCAACGATGTTATTATTGGCTTGATGGCCGCCACTTTAAAACGAAAAGACTAA